Proteins encoded in a region of the Armatimonadota bacterium genome:
- the deoB gene encoding phosphopentomutase — protein MIRRVVLVVMDGCGVGAAPDAAYYGDFGVNEPNTLGHLAEAVGGLHLPNLQRLGLGNILPLKGVPPAQQPLAAFGRMQERSAGKDTVTGHWEMMGVITEQPFPTYPRGFPPEVIEPFERAIGTRILGNYPASGTEIIKQLGEEHLRTGYPIVYTSADSVFQIAAHEEVIPLERLYEMCRIAREMLQPPHHVQRVIARPFIGKDASSFRRTENRRDFPLPPPYNLIDQLAEAGRRVYGIGVIGQVFAERGFAHSVRTGNNTEHLQATLAAMDAPADFIFANFEDFDMLYGHRNDPQGFARALEDFDAGLERLMARMRPDDLLILTADHGNDPTTPSTDHSREVVPLLCYSPALKGGVNLGIRSTFADLAATIAEIFALAPRWGEGSFYGSLK, from the coding sequence ATGATACGACGGGTTGTCCTTGTGGTGATGGATGGCTGCGGGGTTGGTGCCGCCCCCGATGCTGCCTATTACGGCGATTTCGGTGTGAATGAACCCAACACACTAGGGCATCTGGCAGAGGCGGTTGGGGGCTTGCATCTGCCCAACCTGCAACGGCTGGGGTTGGGAAACATTCTTCCGCTCAAAGGTGTGCCTCCTGCACAACAGCCTCTTGCCGCCTTCGGCAGGATGCAGGAGCGTTCGGCGGGTAAGGATACGGTCACCGGGCACTGGGAAATGATGGGCGTCATCACCGAACAGCCTTTCCCTACCTATCCTCGGGGCTTCCCACCGGAGGTTATCGAGCCGTTTGAACGCGCCATCGGTACGAGGATACTGGGCAACTATCCCGCCTCCGGCACTGAAATCATCAAGCAACTGGGTGAGGAACACTTGCGCACCGGTTATCCCATTGTGTACACCTCGGCGGACAGCGTGTTCCAGATCGCCGCGCATGAAGAGGTCATCCCACTGGAAAGGCTATACGAGATGTGCCGAATCGCCAGAGAGATGCTGCAGCCGCCTCACCATGTGCAACGAGTGATTGCTCGCCCCTTTATCGGCAAGGATGCCTCTTCTTTCAGGCGCACGGAGAACCGCCGTGATTTTCCCCTGCCGCCACCTTACAACCTGATAGACCAGCTTGCGGAAGCCGGGCGAAGGGTGTACGGCATTGGTGTCATCGGGCAGGTATTCGCCGAGCGGGGATTTGCCCACTCGGTGCGTACGGGCAATAACACAGAGCACTTGCAAGCCACGCTGGCAGCGATGGATGCACCTGCGGATTTTATTTTCGCCAATTTCGAAGACTTCGATATGCTCTACGGTCACCGTAACGACCCACAGGGCTTCGCAAGGGCGCTGGAGGATTTCGACGCGGGTCTAGAGCGGTTGATGGCGCGGATGCGCCCTGACGACCTGCTTATCCTCACCGCCGACCATGGTAACGACCCCACTACTCCCAGCACCGACCATTCGCGCGAGGTCGTGCCGTTGCTGTGTTATAGCCCTGCTCTAAAGGGCGGAGTGAATCTGGGCATTCGTTCCACCTTTGCTGACCTCGCCGCTACCATTGCCGAGATATTTGCTTTG
- a CDS encoding nucleotidyltransferase, whose product MKAVVMAGGEGTRLRPLTSRRPKPLVPIMNRPIMEHIILLLKQHGITDIVVTLYYLADEISGYFGRGEDWGVNIDYVIEETPLGTAGAVRQAADMLRDEAFLIVSGDALTDIDLGKLVRYHRSKNAVATLALAHVPNPREFGVVITDEGGRIQRFLEKPDWSNVFSDTVNTGMYVIEPEIFDMMEPGRAYDWSQDIFPRLLNDGKPLYGYIMGADEYWCDVGTIEQYREAHEQVLDRKVHLQLPAIEYAPGIWVEPGAQISPEAEVHQPVYIGKHVTIKRFARVGPYSVIGDNSIIEEGAVVERSVLWDSVYVGIDSHIASAVVGSHSTIKRDVNVLEGAVVGDRVSIGEGSTVRPNLKIWPDKFIEPGSIVTMSLVWGKKWQGSLFRNLGVAGIVNVEITPEFATKLAAAYGVLLRKGAAVLLSRDSHKSSRAIKHAVMSGLLSVGVNVFDLRSMPVPIARHHIRASGAAGGMNVRIAPYNPRLTLIEFFDKNGIYVSKAMERKIESVFFREDIVRTDIEEVGEIEFASRAIEQYQSDFFQHVDSRCLGEARYRVVLDFAFHRMAAIFPTILGKMNCEVIALNAYADPERAPHTEQQVQEHLHNLQQIVQSLRADVGVLFESDGERMRIVDAQGNTLSDQRLLILYALAAARAYRRARIAVPVTASSVIEPLVTQHGGTVIRTKTDVRTLMGIAASESEPVFMAGDGEGGFILPQFQPSFDALYAFVKLLELLSRSKTTLHDLTRQIPPFFLVRRSVQCPWELKGTVMRVMTRECRDDGKVELIDGIKVYQDGRWALILPDASEPLFHLYAEAESLEAAQGLLERYEKRIEQMRNNPGR is encoded by the coding sequence ATGAAAGCGGTCGTAATGGCAGGTGGAGAGGGAACTCGGTTGCGCCCTCTGACCTCTCGTCGCCCCAAGCCACTGGTGCCGATTATGAACCGCCCGATAATGGAGCACATTATCCTGCTGCTCAAACAGCATGGGATCACGGATATCGTGGTCACCCTGTACTACCTCGCCGACGAGATTTCCGGATATTTCGGCAGGGGAGAGGATTGGGGTGTGAACATCGATTACGTCATCGAGGAAACGCCTCTGGGCACAGCGGGCGCGGTGCGCCAGGCAGCGGACATGCTGCGCGATGAAGCCTTCCTCATCGTTTCAGGGGATGCGTTGACCGATATCGACCTGGGCAAACTGGTTCGCTATCACCGCTCGAAGAATGCGGTCGCTACGCTCGCGCTGGCGCATGTTCCCAACCCGCGTGAGTTCGGCGTAGTGATTACCGACGAGGGTGGACGTATCCAGCGATTCCTGGAAAAACCCGACTGGAGCAACGTGTTCTCCGATACGGTGAACACAGGCATGTACGTAATCGAGCCGGAGATTTTCGATATGATGGAGCCCGGGCGGGCGTATGACTGGAGCCAGGATATTTTCCCGCGATTGCTCAATGACGGCAAGCCTCTGTACGGATACATCATGGGAGCAGACGAATACTGGTGCGACGTAGGCACCATCGAGCAGTATCGCGAGGCGCACGAGCAGGTTCTGGACCGTAAGGTACATCTGCAACTGCCAGCGATAGAGTATGCACCGGGCATCTGGGTGGAACCGGGCGCACAAATCAGCCCGGAAGCAGAGGTACATCAGCCCGTGTACATCGGCAAGCACGTGACGATTAAACGTTTTGCGCGGGTGGGTCCGTATAGCGTCATTGGTGACAACTCCATCATCGAGGAGGGCGCGGTCGTCGAACGCAGCGTGCTATGGGATTCGGTATACGTGGGCATTGACAGCCACATTGCGTCCGCTGTCGTAGGCAGCCATAGCACCATCAAGCGCGATGTGAATGTGCTGGAAGGCGCGGTAGTCGGCGACCGGGTGAGCATCGGTGAAGGCAGCACCGTTCGCCCGAACCTCAAAATCTGGCCCGATAAGTTCATCGAGCCCGGCTCCATCGTCACAATGAGCCTGGTATGGGGCAAGAAATGGCAGGGGTCGCTGTTCCGCAACCTGGGCGTGGCGGGCATTGTTAACGTAGAAATCACTCCCGAATTCGCCACCAAGCTGGCGGCGGCGTACGGCGTGCTGTTGCGCAAGGGGGCGGCGGTGCTGCTCTCGCGCGACTCGCACAAATCCTCGCGTGCCATCAAGCACGCGGTGATGAGCGGGCTGTTGTCTGTGGGGGTGAACGTATTCGACCTACGCTCGATGCCCGTGCCCATTGCCCGTCACCACATCCGCGCCAGCGGTGCAGCAGGAGGCATGAACGTACGCATCGCCCCCTACAATCCACGCCTGACGCTCATCGAGTTCTTCGACAAAAACGGCATTTACGTCTCCAAAGCGATGGAGCGTAAGATAGAGAGTGTCTTTTTCCGCGAGGACATCGTGCGCACTGACATCGAAGAGGTGGGCGAGATTGAGTTCGCTTCACGCGCGATTGAACAGTACCAATCTGACTTCTTCCAGCATGTGGACTCGCGGTGCTTGGGAGAGGCACGCTATCGCGTGGTGCTGGACTTTGCGTTCCACCGCATGGCGGCTATCTTCCCCACTATCTTGGGCAAGATGAACTGCGAGGTCATCGCGTTGAATGCCTACGCCGACCCCGAGCGCGCTCCGCATACCGAGCAGCAGGTACAGGAGCACCTGCACAACCTGCAGCAGATTGTGCAGAGCCTGCGGGCGGATGTGGGCGTGCTGTTCGAAAGCGACGGCGAGCGCATGCGCATTGTGGATGCACAGGGCAATACCCTGTCCGACCAGCGTTTGCTCATCCTGTATGCGCTAGCAGCGGCACGCGCCTACCGACGAGCGCGAATTGCCGTGCCGGTCACCGCATCCAGTGTGATAGAACCGCTGGTTACACAGCACGGGGGAACGGTCATCCGCACCAAAACCGACGTGCGCACGTTGATGGGTATCGCCGCTTCCGAGAGCGAACCGGTGTTCATGGCGGGCGACGGCGAGGGTGGATTTATTCTTCCCCAGTTCCAGCCTTCATTCGACGCGCTGTACGCCTTCGTGAAGCTTCTGGAGCTGCTCTCGCGGTCGAAAACCACCCTGCACGACCTGACCAGACAGATCCCACCGTTCTTCCTGGTGCGGCGGAGTGTGCAGTGCCCCTGGGAGCTGAAAGGCACGGTGATGCGGGTGATGACCAGAGAGTGCCGCGACGACGGCAAAGTGGAGCTCATCGACGGTATCAAGGTATACCAGGACGGGCGATGGGCGCTCATCTTGCCCGATGCCTCCGAACCGCTGTTCCATCTGTACGCAGAAGCGGAAAGCCTGGAAGCGGCACAGGGGCTGCTGGAGCGGTACGAGAAGCGCATTGAGCAGATGAGAAACAATCCAGGCAGGTAA
- a CDS encoding MFS transporter — protein MERSTGNGVLYVRLSLMMFLQFAVWGAWAVVIAKHMENLGFSGAQISYVFGTTAFGSLVSPIIAGWIADRLMPAQIFTAISHFVGAVLLFIAWRQTEFWPLWTSILLYAILYMPTIALTNAIAFYHMRDAQRFGNIRVWGTIGWIFVQWFMAAYLRFWEQRMPGISRVGDCLLIASIVSVLMGLYCLFLPNTPPAKEAKNPYAFLEALQLRINRNFTVLLTISFVVAIELPFYYNLTYLFLTEPRHPSLHLGGVGLPESTGQFAMTLGQVGEVLLMLLLYPSIRYLGMRTTIFLGILAWPVRYAIFAIGQPAWLVVAAQTLHGICYSFFFAGGMIAVERLSPKDVRASAQGLLVFATNGLGMLIGHFLSGRVHDFFKTSIQYGTTPQGDPLFYHNWAMVFTVPIVITVLAGLAFMALFNEQRFREDAESIERGEVEKVYPNIAGSVAQA, from the coding sequence ATGGAACGAAGCACAGGCAACGGCGTACTGTACGTGCGGCTCTCGCTGATGATGTTTTTGCAATTCGCCGTGTGGGGCGCATGGGCTGTTGTGATTGCCAAGCACATGGAAAACCTGGGGTTCTCCGGCGCCCAGATTAGCTATGTGTTCGGTACAACCGCCTTCGGGTCCCTGGTCTCACCGATTATTGCAGGGTGGATCGCCGACCGGCTGATGCCTGCCCAGATTTTTACCGCCATCTCACACTTCGTCGGAGCGGTTCTACTCTTTATCGCATGGCGACAGACAGAGTTCTGGCCTCTCTGGACATCCATCCTGCTTTACGCGATCCTGTACATGCCCACTATCGCCTTAACCAATGCCATAGCGTTCTACCACATGCGCGACGCCCAGCGGTTCGGCAACATCCGCGTGTGGGGCACCATCGGCTGGATTTTTGTGCAATGGTTCATGGCTGCGTACCTGCGCTTTTGGGAACAGCGGATGCCGGGTATTAGTCGCGTGGGAGACTGCTTGCTGATAGCGAGCATAGTTTCGGTGCTGATGGGGCTGTACTGCCTGTTCTTGCCCAACACGCCTCCGGCTAAAGAAGCCAAGAACCCTTATGCTTTTCTGGAAGCGTTGCAGCTGCGCATTAACCGCAACTTTACGGTGCTGTTGACCATTTCATTTGTGGTAGCCATTGAACTGCCGTTCTACTACAATCTGACGTATCTCTTTCTCACAGAGCCGCGCCACCCAAGCCTCCATCTCGGAGGAGTGGGCTTGCCAGAAAGCACCGGGCAATTTGCGATGACGCTAGGGCAGGTTGGTGAGGTACTGCTCATGCTGTTGCTGTATCCCTCTATTCGCTACCTAGGGATGCGTACCACCATCTTTCTGGGCATTCTGGCGTGGCCGGTTCGTTACGCCATTTTTGCCATTGGACAACCAGCATGGCTGGTTGTGGCTGCGCAAACCCTGCACGGCATCTGCTACTCGTTCTTCTTTGCGGGGGGGATGATCGCTGTCGAGCGGTTGAGCCCCAAGGATGTCCGGGCGAGCGCTCAGGGGCTACTGGTGTTCGCCACCAATGGCTTGGGAATGCTTATAGGACACTTCCTTTCGGGCAGGGTACATGACTTTTTCAAGACGAGTATCCAGTATGGTACCACCCCGCAAGGAGACCCTTTGTTCTATCATAACTGGGCTATGGTCTTCACCGTGCCCATCGTCATCACCGTACTGGCGGGTCTGGCATTTATGGCCCTGTTCAATGAACAGCGATTCCGCGAGGATGCTGAGAGCATCGAGCGAGGCGAGGTAGAGAAGGTGTATCCGAACATAGCGGGGTCTGTGGCGCAGGCGTAG